The Mauremys reevesii isolate NIE-2019 linkage group 3, ASM1616193v1, whole genome shotgun sequence genomic sequence CCACACGGGGGAGATCATGCCTGTCGGGGTCTGGGAAGGATCCgctcatcccatccaagcccagcctctccccaggcctcctgcccacagcagacgagATCGCGGAGAGCAGACCATGGGTCTGGACCAGACGTCAGTCCGTGGCTTAGACTTCAACATCCGCCAGAAACATCTGCAGAGTCAACTGGGGGCTCCTACCCCATACACAGAGTCGCTGGCCAAGATGATCCCTAACGTCCCTGCTCTGCGCCCACCGGACAGAGACCCCAGGGTGAAGTTCAACATGAGCAGGGTCCCTTTCCTAAGCCGTGAAGTCCTGGAGGAACTGGACTGTCACGTGCAGACAAAGAGACTCCAGCATGAGCAGGGcttacccctcaccccccagaaaccccacacagctcttctgcctccagctccacaaacccccatcctgggggagccattgctgggtgagcgggacaccaagcagcaattgATATTAGACACAGATCGgcccaaatgtggatttccagcaaaggtcccggagcccctcagatccaacaccagccctcagcgtgcACAGGCGATCCGGGAGCCATGTGTCTGCCCCTCTGGACCCCTGCCTCAAAAGGCCCACAGGATCATGGCATcccctgatgccatcctggccaggcCTGTGCCCACGGTGGTGGTCAAGCGGCAGGATCACATTGCTCAGAAATGCTCAGAGATCCAAATGGAGGCGTTCCCAAAGATGGTGagagagtcgcacagagatgctcccctcgTGAGAGAGACGGCAATAGCAGAGAAGACGCTCACAGCCACACTCCACCTCTATAGGAGCgagttgagaaagccccttaccagtgtgagcggcaccaaagggactgaagagaagctggagctgcacatgcaGAGGAAGGTTCTCTTGAgagaaggctcctgcctggggccaggggcacaggcaggtgagggcagggcagatcatCCCAGGACCCAAAgccaccaggttgccccagaggccccaggctctgagcagctaacaagatccacccttgactctctcattgctgggcaggctgcacacgacctgcagCTGAAGCACCTGatggaaatgttgagcagctcccgccccttggcgggccaggtctCAGTCTGCCAGCAGTGCCGTAAGACATATCCAGGAAAGATGAACGGTAAGAAAACTCAGGAGGAGAcctctgctgagctgcatggtcttcGAGACACCATGGATCCACATGGGCTCGATGGAactgtgaattcaaagctctTCAGGGATCAGCTGCCAATTAGAGTCTGCAAGAAGTGCAGTGAGCTTCGACggaagagaccagctggctctgcaggtgctgacttgccccgaagatcccatggaatcccacagcgatggactccaggagactcctcagcatcatccAACCACAAAAAGATGCCAGTggtgtggctccttccagcagacaggagaaagacGCAGGATGGAATGGGGAAAACGGCTCCCAGTAagcaaccaaagatggtgtccattgctacaagtacaacagggctttcgcaagctggggagaaaacaattgggagtcctgacggttctcccccaaagtcaccaaaggcctctagagctaggacaccatccccttcaaggagcaaagttcCAATTATCAAACGGATGCTAATGTGCCTCAAGAAAACCTGCACTAAGCTTCAAAACCAAGTCAAGTCCCAAATGTCCAAGGACTCTCATTCAAGAACACCTGAtgctaaatttacaaagccaccccttgggaaggcaagggcctccaagggtgtcTGGTAGTAGTATAAGGGCCAGACCATCAATAAAACACTAACCCCTCCCCTTAACCCCTCAAACCCTGCTCCTTGACGCCTTAAGCCCcaaccacctgtcactggaagtcccacccatggcggacacatgaccggaagcaaagtgtgtcatatgacccctctaagaactcctcccactgccctctaccaatcaggatgggtttcgcccCCGTAGGCCcgccccgagaggagatttgaccaatcagggggtgTTCCGGGccggggtgacccatccagaagtggttcgtgtgacccctctgagaactcctcccactgccctctaccaatcgtGATGGGTTTTGGCTGCACAGGACAGCCCTGAGAGCAGGTTTGACCAATCGGGGGTGTTCCAGGGCGGGGTGACCCCCCAGGAGCGGGTCctatgacccctctaagaactcctcccagtgccctctgcaatcagagtgcagcaccatcaccccataagtcccagcgccggggcagaagaggccctcttttacccagaacGCGTGCTCTGGAGATCacggagacatggactccttcaccacccccgtgagaactccagactttgttttagccccgagagcctttggacttgtgtgggaaaagcgctacatcagcgacagttgcgacgagggccctttgactcagccgttgatggatacgctggaacccgaaacccaaaccctcgtgaggcaccccaatgagcGTGACCGCTTCTCATTGTCCGCTCCCCTAGAGGAGGAAGGCGAACgcagctcgggggagtcaccggaggacaaggtga encodes the following:
- the LOC120400136 gene encoding uncharacterized protein LOC120400136, which produces MPEQQPALRCSLGTWCCFESACVESVLVPEPGEMSSLLLCLLFVVFYAVLRLARSEASPRKRRHRAKKQKPKAFGRCEEELEAGASPETCCPVPPEKLRLAQRLRLVERRVQCMARHLEEVLIPPSVSTSATSQFSYSSRESTTSALRSPSSFSLREAAMIQSEPLRHTGEIMPVGVWEGSAHPIQAQPLPRPPAHSRRDRGEQTMGLDQTSVRGLDFNIRQKHLQSQLGAPTPYTESLAKMIPNVPALRPPDRDPRVKFNMSRVPFLSREVLEELDCHVQTKRLQHEQGLPLTPQKPHTALLPPAPQTPILGEPLLGERDTKQQLILDTDRPKCGFPAKVPEPLRSNTSPQRAQAIREPCVCPSGPLPQKAHRIMASPDAILARPVPTVVVKRQDHIAQKCSEIQMEAFPKMVRESHRDAPLVRETAIAEKTLTATLHLYRSELRKPLTSVSGTKGTEEKLELHMQRKVLLREGSCLGPGAQAGEGRADHPRTQSHQVAPEAPGSEQLTRSTLDSLIAGQAAHDLQLKHLMEMLSSSRPLAGQVSVCQQCRKTYPGKMNGKKTQEETSAELHGLRDTMDPHGLDGTVNSKLFRDQLPIRVCKKCSELRRKRPAGSAGADLPRRSHGIPQRWTPGDSSASSNHKKMPVVWLLPADRRKTQDGMGKTAPSKQPKMVSIATSTTGLSQAGEKTIGSPDGSPPKSPKASRARTPSPSRSKVPIIKRMLMCLKKTCTKLQNQVKSQMSKDSHSRTPDAKFTKPPLGKARASKGVW